A stretch of Myxococcus hansupus DNA encodes these proteins:
- a CDS encoding NTP/NDP exchange transporter gives MLRRFVDVRDEEVGAVRWSFLYFFTLMCGYAILRPIRNEMGTAGSVKGLDWLFTATFLVMLAAVPAFSALVSRWPRRVVIPRVYRFFLVNLLGFFVLLKLGVARETVARVFYVWLSVYNLFVVSIFWSFMADVFASGQSKRLFGFIAAGGTTGMLVGPFLVGRLAEPVGPVNLILISVVLLEVSAQCVRRLSGWAQDVQQQPAAAQGPVGGGVLAGLRLIVTSPFLLAMGLQVLLYAATSTFLYFQEVRLVAELGTDAASRTALFGNIDFYVQLATLALQTLVTGRVISKLGLGAALAVAPVLTGLGFLGLAAMPVLGVLILFKAARGASHYALERPSREVLFTTVDREARYKSKSFIDTVVYRGSDTVSAWLQGGLTKLGLGTTGLSLAAVPLAGLWLAVSLYLARHQRRQADATPATLEASVSEEAAVR, from the coding sequence ATGCTCAGGCGATTCGTGGACGTTCGGGACGAGGAGGTCGGTGCCGTCCGCTGGTCGTTCCTGTACTTCTTCACGCTGATGTGCGGCTACGCCATCCTCCGGCCCATCCGCAACGAGATGGGCACGGCGGGCAGCGTGAAGGGGCTGGACTGGCTCTTCACCGCCACCTTCCTGGTGATGCTGGCGGCGGTGCCTGCCTTCTCCGCGTTGGTGTCGCGCTGGCCCCGGCGGGTGGTGATTCCCCGCGTCTACCGGTTCTTCCTGGTCAACCTGTTGGGCTTCTTCGTGCTGTTGAAGCTCGGGGTGGCGCGCGAGACGGTGGCGCGTGTCTTCTATGTCTGGCTGAGCGTCTACAACCTGTTCGTCGTCTCCATCTTCTGGAGCTTCATGGCGGACGTCTTCGCCAGCGGGCAGAGCAAGCGGCTCTTTGGTTTCATCGCGGCGGGAGGGACGACGGGGATGCTCGTGGGGCCCTTCCTGGTGGGCCGGCTCGCCGAGCCCGTGGGCCCGGTGAACCTCATCCTCATCTCCGTGGTGTTGCTGGAGGTGAGCGCGCAGTGCGTGCGCCGGCTGAGCGGCTGGGCCCAGGACGTCCAACAGCAGCCCGCGGCGGCGCAGGGGCCGGTGGGCGGCGGCGTGCTGGCGGGGCTGCGGCTCATCGTGACGTCGCCGTTCCTGCTCGCCATGGGGCTCCAGGTGTTGCTCTACGCGGCGACCTCCACGTTCCTCTACTTCCAGGAGGTGCGGCTCGTCGCCGAGCTGGGCACGGACGCGGCCAGCCGCACCGCCCTCTTCGGGAACATCGACTTCTACGTGCAGCTCGCGACGCTGGCGCTGCAGACGCTCGTCACCGGGCGCGTCATCTCCAAGCTGGGCCTGGGGGCGGCGCTGGCGGTGGCGCCGGTGCTGACGGGCCTGGGCTTCCTGGGGCTCGCGGCGATGCCGGTGCTGGGCGTGCTCATCCTCTTCAAGGCGGCGCGCGGCGCCAGTCACTACGCGCTGGAGCGGCCATCGCGGGAGGTGCTCTTCACCACCGTGGACCGCGAGGCGCGCTACAAGTCGAAGAGCTTCATCGACACGGTGGTGTACCGCGGCAGTGACACGGTGAGCGCGTGGCTCCAGGGCGGCCTCACGAAGCTGGGGCTGGGCACGACGGGGCTGTCCCTGGCGGCCGTGCCGCTGGCGGGCCTGTGGCTGGCCGTGTCGCTGTACCTCGCGCGGCACCAGCGGCGGCAGGCGGACGCCACGCCCGCCACGCTCGAGGCGTCCGTCTCCGAAGAAGCCGCGGTCCGTTAG
- a CDS encoding pyridoxal phosphate-dependent aminotransferase, translating to MAPLDLTSLPRPSKDDATVGTMARGIVGSEILRIAAEIRERVAQGQKVCNLTVGDFNPREFPIPDGLRDHITAALQAGETNYPPSDGVLDLRQAVQRFYERSLGLKYPLEGIVIAGGARPVIYGTFRSVLDAGDTVVYPVPSWNNNHYAHMMDAKSAVVVTDAARGFMPTVEQLTPHLGNARLLCLCSPLNPTGTMIEPDVLGAICERVVAENREREKQGRKPLILMYDQIYWVLSFGAAKHVTPVALVPEVAPYTVFVDGISKAFAATGVRVGWGVGPPSIISRMRDVLGHVGAWAPKAEQVAVARYLDDTAATGAFLKVMHERVEARLEALHQGFTRMREAGLPVQHIAPQGAIYLSVRFDLVGKGGLRTNNDIRKLLLEKANLGVVPFQAFGLDADTGWFRLSVGATSVKEIEEALPRVEATLRAVLAAGT from the coding sequence ATGGCCCCCCTCGATTTGACCTCGCTTCCCCGTCCCTCGAAGGACGACGCCACCGTGGGCACCATGGCGCGCGGCATCGTCGGCAGTGAAATCCTCCGCATCGCCGCGGAGATTCGCGAACGGGTCGCCCAGGGCCAGAAGGTGTGCAACCTCACCGTGGGCGACTTCAACCCGCGCGAGTTCCCCATCCCCGACGGCCTGCGAGACCACATCACCGCGGCGCTCCAGGCCGGCGAGACGAACTACCCCCCGTCGGATGGCGTGCTCGACCTCCGCCAGGCCGTGCAGCGCTTCTACGAGCGCTCGCTGGGCCTGAAGTACCCGCTGGAGGGCATCGTCATCGCGGGTGGCGCGCGGCCCGTCATCTACGGCACCTTTCGCAGCGTGCTGGATGCGGGAGACACGGTCGTCTACCCGGTGCCCTCCTGGAACAACAACCACTACGCGCACATGATGGATGCGAAGAGCGCGGTGGTGGTGACGGACGCTGCGCGGGGCTTCATGCCCACCGTGGAGCAGCTCACGCCGCACCTGGGCAACGCGCGCCTGCTGTGCCTGTGCAGCCCGCTCAACCCCACCGGCACCATGATTGAGCCGGACGTGCTGGGCGCCATCTGCGAGCGCGTGGTCGCGGAGAACCGCGAGCGCGAGAAGCAGGGCCGCAAGCCGCTCATCCTCATGTACGACCAGATTTACTGGGTGCTGAGCTTCGGCGCGGCGAAGCACGTCACGCCGGTGGCGCTGGTGCCCGAGGTCGCGCCCTACACGGTGTTCGTGGACGGCATCTCCAAGGCCTTCGCCGCCACGGGCGTGCGCGTGGGGTGGGGCGTGGGGCCGCCGTCCATCATCTCCCGCATGCGCGACGTGCTGGGCCACGTGGGGGCCTGGGCGCCCAAGGCGGAGCAGGTGGCGGTGGCGCGGTACCTCGATGACACCGCGGCGACGGGGGCCTTCCTGAAGGTGATGCACGAGCGCGTGGAGGCGCGGCTGGAGGCCCTCCACCAGGGCTTCACGCGGATGCGCGAGGCGGGCCTGCCGGTGCAGCACATCGCGCCGCAGGGCGCCATCTACCTGTCGGTGCGCTTCGACCTGGTGGGCAAGGGCGGGCTTCGCACCAACAATGACATCCGCAAGCTGCTGCTGGAGAAGGCCAACCTGGGCGTGGTGCCCTTCCAGGCCTTCGGGCTCGACGCGGACACGGGCTGGTTCCGGCTGAGCGTGGGGGCCACCTCGGTGAAGGAAATCGAGGAAGCGCTGCCCCGGGTCGAGGCGACCCTCCGCGCGGTGCTCGCCGCCGGGACGTAG
- a CDS encoding AMIN-like domain-containing (lipo)protein encodes MTLSGRRLTSLGLVGCLALAGCSKKEEPQAAPQPQAPSIPSTRAPEGTIPREGEAAAQPPVHTATGVDEEVAAIPSGEAVPPVEVPPSDAPPEDPKNREWTTAPVTLKRGPGQAVTLRSVRTGTHADYDRVVFEFDGARVPGYQLEYVNKPVIQCGSGDETPLAGQAALQVTLTPARGHDDQGRATVSALEMKPKLPTLLELVRTCDFEAEVTWVLGTKARTDYRVMELSGPTRLVVDVKR; translated from the coding sequence ATGACGCTGTCCGGACGCAGGCTGACGTCGCTGGGGTTGGTTGGGTGTCTCGCGCTCGCGGGATGCTCGAAGAAGGAGGAGCCCCAGGCGGCGCCCCAGCCCCAGGCCCCGAGCATCCCCTCCACCCGGGCCCCGGAGGGCACCATCCCTCGCGAGGGCGAGGCCGCCGCCCAGCCGCCTGTCCACACGGCGACAGGCGTCGACGAGGAAGTCGCCGCCATTCCCTCCGGCGAGGCCGTGCCGCCCGTGGAGGTCCCCCCTTCGGACGCCCCTCCCGAGGACCCGAAGAACCGCGAGTGGACCACCGCGCCGGTGACGCTGAAGCGGGGCCCAGGCCAGGCGGTGACGCTGCGCTCGGTGCGCACCGGCACCCACGCGGACTATGACCGTGTGGTGTTCGAGTTCGACGGGGCCCGGGTGCCCGGCTATCAGCTCGAGTACGTGAACAAGCCCGTCATCCAGTGCGGCTCGGGCGACGAGACGCCACTGGCCGGACAGGCCGCGCTCCAGGTCACCCTGACACCCGCGCGGGGCCATGACGACCAGGGCCGGGCCACCGTCTCCGCGCTCGAGATGAAGCCCAAGCTGCCCACGCTGCTGGAGCTGGTGCGCACGTGTGACTTCGAGGCCGAGGTGACGTGGGTGCTCGGCACCAAGGCGCGCACCGACTACCGCGTCATGGAGCTGAGCGGCCCCACGCGCCTCGTCGTGGATGTGAAGCGCTGA
- a CDS encoding 4-alpha-glucanotransferase: protein MSRALLPENHHRLVTEALGALDVRNLVLSIHDPSFPSLPEEDTGWGSPYSEGAADFLAFSRALGFNGIQLGPQGQVTEYNASPYDGTLFSRNLLNVALAALESPEPWGALLPPGRVAGLAASRPASLSPGARFRHAFREQTTLLNEAWQTFRQKRTEPDASAAIKSLASRFDTFRQQHRAWLVRDALFDVLCEEKREPDWRRWADSLDGRLWSPRPEEEAAAVARMTQLELRYADSLERYAFCQFLVHAQHQRLRERAGGWRLKLYGDLQIGLSPRDAWAWQGLFLSTYLMGAPPSRTNPDGQPWNYPVMDPGQYFEADDAGANAGSRNGPVLRFMNARMDKMLGEYDGLRLDHPHGLVCPWVYRADLPDALWSVQHGARLFSSPDLPDHPELAHFALVHAGQVDRAVSRYADRWVKDLTPEQVRRYSVLFDTVVEAARRNGRQVGDLLAEVLSTLPYPLERVLAQYGLGRFRVTQKADLDNPADVYRSENVGPDDWVMVGNHDTKSLWRLVADWQWKGTLRAQAEYLAWRLCPEPEDREAFARELSTRPGLLAQAKVADLFASRARNVMMFVTDLLGMPETYNTPGTVDERNWTLRVPPDWARQYRERLRGDAAVNLPAALAMALRAQDPRARSRHARLLEALDALARELRAG, encoded by the coding sequence ATGTCCCGCGCCTTGCTGCCCGAAAATCATCATCGACTCGTCACCGAAGCCCTGGGCGCGCTCGACGTCCGCAACCTGGTGCTCAGCATCCACGACCCGAGTTTCCCCAGCCTTCCAGAAGAAGACACGGGCTGGGGCTCGCCATATTCGGAGGGCGCCGCCGACTTCCTGGCGTTCTCCCGAGCGCTGGGCTTCAACGGCATCCAGCTCGGCCCGCAGGGGCAGGTGACCGAGTACAACGCGTCGCCGTATGACGGCACGCTCTTCTCGCGCAACCTCCTCAACGTGGCGCTCGCGGCGCTGGAGTCCCCCGAGCCGTGGGGCGCGCTGTTGCCGCCGGGACGCGTGGCGGGACTGGCCGCCAGTCGGCCCGCGTCGCTCAGTCCCGGAGCGCGCTTCCGTCACGCCTTCCGCGAACAGACCACGCTGCTGAACGAAGCGTGGCAGACCTTTCGGCAGAAGCGCACGGAGCCGGACGCCTCCGCCGCCATCAAGTCGCTGGCCTCGCGCTTCGACACCTTCCGCCAGCAGCACCGGGCCTGGTTGGTGCGCGACGCGCTCTTCGACGTGTTGTGCGAGGAGAAGCGGGAGCCGGACTGGCGGCGCTGGGCGGATTCGTTGGATGGACGCCTGTGGAGTCCTCGCCCGGAAGAGGAAGCGGCGGCCGTGGCGCGCATGACGCAGTTGGAGCTGCGTTACGCGGACTCGCTGGAGCGCTACGCCTTCTGTCAGTTCCTCGTCCACGCGCAGCACCAGCGGCTCCGTGAGCGCGCGGGAGGCTGGCGGCTGAAGCTGTACGGTGATTTGCAGATTGGCCTGTCCCCGCGCGACGCGTGGGCGTGGCAGGGCCTCTTCCTGAGCACCTATCTCATGGGCGCGCCGCCCAGCCGGACGAACCCGGACGGTCAGCCCTGGAACTATCCGGTGATGGACCCGGGGCAGTACTTCGAGGCGGACGACGCGGGCGCGAACGCCGGCAGTCGCAATGGCCCCGTGCTGCGCTTCATGAACGCGCGCATGGACAAGATGCTGGGCGAGTACGACGGCCTGCGCCTGGACCACCCGCACGGCCTGGTGTGCCCGTGGGTGTACCGGGCGGACCTGCCGGACGCGCTCTGGTCCGTGCAGCATGGCGCGCGGCTCTTCTCCTCGCCGGACCTGCCCGACCACCCGGAGCTGGCGCACTTCGCGCTCGTCCACGCGGGGCAGGTGGACCGCGCGGTGTCGCGCTACGCGGACCGCTGGGTGAAGGACCTCACGCCCGAACAGGTGCGCCGCTACAGCGTCCTCTTCGACACCGTGGTGGAGGCGGCCCGGCGCAACGGGCGACAGGTGGGGGACTTGTTGGCCGAGGTGCTCAGCACGTTGCCGTATCCGCTGGAGCGCGTGCTGGCGCAGTACGGGCTGGGCCGCTTCCGGGTGACGCAGAAGGCGGACCTGGACAACCCGGCGGACGTGTACCGCAGTGAGAACGTGGGCCCGGATGACTGGGTGATGGTGGGCAACCACGACACGAAGTCGCTGTGGCGCCTGGTGGCGGACTGGCAATGGAAGGGCACGCTGCGCGCCCAGGCGGAGTACCTGGCGTGGCGCCTGTGTCCAGAGCCCGAGGACCGCGAGGCCTTCGCGCGCGAACTGTCCACGCGGCCGGGGCTGCTCGCGCAGGCGAAGGTGGCGGACCTGTTCGCCAGCCGCGCGCGCAACGTGATGATGTTCGTCACCGACCTGCTGGGAATGCCGGAGACGTACAACACGCCCGGCACGGTGGATGAGCGCAACTGGACCTTGCGCGTGCCGCCGGACTGGGCGCGGCAGTACCGCGAGCGGCTGCGGGGCGACGCCGCGGTGAACCTGCCCGCGGCGCTCGCCATGGCGCTGAGGGCGCAGGACCCGCGAGCGCGGAGCCGGCACGCCCGTCTGTTGGAGGCGTTGGACGCACTGGCCCGCGAGCTGCGAGCCGGGTGA
- a CDS encoding efflux RND transporter permease subunit, with amino-acid sequence MFISDFAIKRPIVTITAMLALVVFGLVSLGLLETDEFPDIQPPVVNVTIVYPGASPETVEREIVEPIEDAIFAISGVDPKETTSIATDGLATFTVFFDFEKDIQEASQDIRDAISSKRADLPQEMEEPILTRFDPADQPILSLTLTSEGLDVAALSLVADPTVVGELRSVPGVAQADVVGDVAREMTVQLKPEALQAAGLSVAEVVAALQAQNLAAPVGRINAPLSEESIRLKGRLEKVEDFRDMVVAARNGQAIRLGQVADVFVGSEEPRTLALFNGKQAVGIEVLKARGYSTTEVADAVRERVHALQQQLPAGVKLEIVRDAGIRVESAVDNVQSALIEGALLTVLVVFVFLNSWRSTVITGLALPVSVLASFISVWAFGFTLNTMSLLGLTLAIGILIDDAIVVRENIVRHVEMGKDHYTASREGTSEIGLAVSATTFSIVAVFVPVAFMYGVAGQWFKPFALTIACAVLVSLFVSFSLDPMLSAYWPEPPKKERPNIITRVLNRFNAWFDRQADRYKHVIAWALDHRLAMVLVAVGSLVGALALQATVGGAGFVPVSDRAEVELLVETPPGSSLEYTRRKVDEVTRTLSAHSEVEYTYATIGVPLALSAPGVDQALVYVRLTPKADRDVSQDALGVQFREEMKRIGGATVSVFTSGFGGAFKQLQYELRGPDQRVLTQLAEQVQKEVAQVPGAVDVGLSTRGQKPELEVELNRGLAGQLGVTVGQVAQVLRPAFAGLDVGDWVDPIGETREVMVRLAPSARDNPNDLAQLPISVGAAPDGQPRLVPLGQVADIRRTLGPAQVTHLDRQRVINVQANVQGRSLSEVGSDIQKRLDGVKLPPGYTLTTGGESADQAEVFMRVFLALGMALMLMYFILVLQFGSFLDPLAILISLPLSLIGVVLALLLTGDTLNLMSLIGIMLLMGIVAKNAILLIDFAKWSHEKGMPLREALIEAGRIRLRPILMTTFALVAGMVPVAIGAGEGGDFRAPLGRAVIGGTITSTLLTLLVIPTVYEILVEGRTWATRKLRKLFRMQPPESRSHGGGRGEPRPAPQARHE; translated from the coding sequence GTGTTCATTTCCGACTTCGCCATCAAGCGTCCCATCGTCACCATCACCGCGATGCTGGCGCTGGTGGTCTTCGGCCTGGTGTCCCTGGGGCTCCTGGAGACGGACGAGTTTCCTGACATCCAGCCTCCCGTCGTCAACGTCACCATCGTCTACCCAGGCGCGTCACCCGAGACGGTGGAGCGGGAAATCGTCGAGCCCATCGAGGACGCCATCTTCGCCATCAGCGGGGTGGACCCGAAGGAGACGACGTCCATCGCCACCGACGGCCTGGCGACCTTCACGGTGTTCTTCGACTTCGAGAAGGACATCCAGGAGGCGTCACAGGACATCCGGGACGCCATCTCCAGCAAGCGCGCGGACCTGCCGCAGGAGATGGAGGAGCCCATCCTCACGCGCTTCGACCCGGCGGACCAACCCATCCTGTCGCTGACGCTCACGTCGGAGGGACTGGATGTGGCGGCGCTGTCGCTGGTCGCGGACCCGACGGTGGTGGGTGAGCTGCGCTCGGTGCCCGGCGTGGCGCAGGCCGACGTCGTGGGCGACGTGGCGCGCGAGATGACGGTGCAGCTCAAGCCGGAGGCGCTCCAGGCCGCCGGGCTGTCCGTGGCGGAGGTGGTGGCGGCGCTCCAGGCGCAGAACCTGGCGGCGCCGGTGGGCCGCATCAACGCGCCGCTGTCGGAGGAGTCCATCCGCCTCAAGGGCCGGTTGGAGAAGGTGGAGGACTTCCGCGACATGGTGGTGGCGGCGCGCAACGGGCAGGCCATCCGCCTGGGGCAGGTGGCGGACGTCTTCGTGGGTTCCGAGGAGCCCCGCACGCTGGCGCTCTTCAACGGCAAGCAGGCCGTGGGCATCGAAGTGCTCAAGGCGCGCGGCTACAGCACCACCGAAGTGGCGGACGCGGTGCGCGAGCGGGTGCACGCGCTCCAGCAACAACTGCCCGCGGGCGTGAAGCTCGAAATCGTGCGCGACGCTGGTATCCGCGTGGAGAGCGCCGTGGACAACGTGCAGTCCGCGCTGATTGAAGGCGCGCTGCTCACGGTGCTGGTCGTTTTCGTCTTCCTCAACTCGTGGCGCTCCACCGTCATCACGGGCTTGGCGCTGCCGGTGAGTGTGCTGGCGTCCTTCATCAGCGTGTGGGCCTTCGGCTTCACGCTCAACACCATGTCGCTCCTGGGCCTGACGCTGGCCATCGGCATCCTCATCGACGACGCCATCGTCGTGCGCGAGAACATCGTCCGCCACGTGGAGATGGGGAAGGACCACTACACGGCGTCGCGTGAGGGCACGTCGGAGATTGGCCTCGCGGTGTCGGCCACCACGTTCTCCATCGTCGCCGTCTTCGTGCCGGTGGCCTTCATGTACGGCGTGGCGGGCCAGTGGTTCAAACCCTTCGCCCTCACCATTGCCTGCGCGGTGCTGGTGTCGCTGTTCGTGTCCTTCTCACTGGACCCGATGCTGAGCGCGTACTGGCCGGAGCCGCCCAAGAAGGAGCGGCCGAACATCATCACACGCGTGTTGAACCGCTTCAACGCGTGGTTCGACCGGCAGGCGGATCGCTACAAGCACGTCATCGCCTGGGCGTTGGACCACCGGCTGGCCATGGTGCTGGTGGCGGTGGGCTCGCTGGTGGGAGCGTTGGCGCTCCAGGCCACCGTGGGCGGCGCGGGCTTCGTTCCGGTGAGCGACCGCGCGGAGGTGGAGCTGCTGGTGGAGACGCCGCCGGGCTCCAGCCTGGAGTACACGCGGCGCAAGGTGGACGAGGTGACGCGCACCCTCAGCGCCCACTCCGAGGTGGAGTACACGTACGCCACCATCGGCGTGCCCCTGGCGCTCAGCGCGCCCGGCGTGGACCAGGCGCTGGTGTACGTGCGGCTGACGCCCAAGGCGGACCGCGACGTGAGTCAGGACGCGCTGGGCGTTCAGTTCCGCGAGGAGATGAAGCGCATCGGCGGCGCCACCGTCTCCGTCTTCACCTCGGGCTTCGGCGGCGCCTTCAAACAGCTCCAGTACGAGCTGCGCGGACCGGACCAGCGGGTGCTCACGCAGTTGGCGGAGCAGGTGCAGAAGGAAGTGGCGCAGGTGCCGGGCGCGGTGGACGTGGGCCTGTCCACGCGCGGGCAGAAGCCGGAGCTGGAGGTGGAGTTGAACCGCGGGCTCGCGGGGCAGCTCGGCGTGACGGTGGGGCAGGTGGCCCAGGTGTTGCGGCCGGCCTTCGCGGGCCTGGACGTCGGTGACTGGGTGGACCCCATTGGCGAGACGCGCGAGGTCATGGTCCGGCTGGCGCCGAGCGCCCGTGACAACCCCAACGACTTGGCGCAGCTCCCCATCTCCGTGGGCGCGGCGCCGGACGGCCAGCCCCGGTTGGTGCCCCTGGGCCAGGTGGCGGACATCCGCCGGACGCTGGGGCCCGCGCAGGTGACGCACCTGGACCGTCAGCGCGTCATCAACGTGCAGGCGAACGTGCAGGGGCGCTCGTTGTCGGAGGTGGGGTCGGACATCCAGAAGCGGCTGGACGGCGTGAAGCTGCCTCCGGGCTACACGCTGACGACGGGCGGTGAGTCCGCGGACCAGGCCGAGGTCTTCATGCGCGTGTTTCTCGCGCTCGGCATGGCGCTGATGCTGATGTACTTCATCCTGGTCCTCCAGTTCGGCTCCTTCCTGGACCCGCTGGCCATCCTCATCTCGCTGCCGCTGTCACTCATCGGCGTGGTGCTGGCGCTGCTGCTCACCGGCGACACGCTGAACCTGATGAGCCTCATCGGCATCATGCTGCTGATGGGCATCGTCGCGAAGAACGCCATCCTGCTCATCGACTTCGCCAAGTGGTCGCACGAGAAGGGCATGCCGCTGCGCGAGGCGCTCATCGAAGCGGGCCGCATCCGTCTGCGTCCCATCCTGATGACGACCTTCGCGCTGGTGGCGGGCATGGTGCCGGTGGCCATTGGCGCGGGCGAGGGCGGCGACTTCCGGGCTCCGCTGGGCCGCGCGGTGATTGGCGGCACGATTACGTCCACGCTGCTGACCTTGCTGGTGATTCCCACGGTGTACGAAATCCTGGTGGAGGGCCGGACGTGGGCCACCCGCAAGCTGCGCAAACTCTTCCGCATGCAGCCGCCCGAGTCGCGCTCGCACGGCGGGGGGCGCGGTGAGCCTCGGCCCGCGCCGCAGGCACGCCACGAGTGA
- a CDS encoding efflux RND transporter periplasmic adaptor subunit, with product MRRARLRQVFGGVALGLCALTGCSKDAKEAPPPQEELEVSLGQENVARAEVRDLRSGPGISGNLQARTAAAVRAEVGGTILDINAQQGQVVKKGEELARIEDATLKDQLIAATAAVRTARSALQVSEAELERSAKLSKAGVVTQRDFERAQLTLEQAKGQLAEARSRQALAKEQLARARVVAPFAGVVSERQASAGDVVQPSAPLFTVVDPRTLRLEASVPAAQLEQVRVETPVEFHVTGYGDRSFRGVVERINPVVDPATGQVRIYVAIPNTDLQLLAGLFAEGRVASRAEQALAIPIDAIDDTGTEPSVLRIQQGRVQRVNITLGMRDEVSRQVQVRSGLEDGDVVVLGAAKEQVVEGARVKVTPPRPDAKPVEDSGPGVGGSEPPPPSSGQRQPTPQPASTQPPEEGAAPPSP from the coding sequence GTGAGACGGGCTCGGCTACGGCAAGTGTTTGGCGGGGTGGCGTTGGGGCTGTGCGCCCTCACGGGGTGCAGCAAGGACGCGAAAGAGGCGCCCCCTCCGCAGGAGGAGCTGGAGGTCTCGCTCGGCCAGGAGAACGTGGCGCGCGCAGAGGTGCGCGATTTGCGCTCGGGTCCTGGCATCTCCGGCAACCTGCAGGCGCGCACGGCGGCCGCGGTGCGCGCCGAAGTCGGGGGCACCATCCTCGACATCAACGCCCAGCAGGGCCAGGTGGTGAAGAAGGGCGAGGAGCTGGCGCGCATCGAGGATGCGACGTTGAAGGACCAGCTCATCGCGGCGACGGCGGCGGTCCGCACGGCCCGCAGCGCGTTGCAGGTGTCGGAGGCCGAGCTGGAGCGCAGCGCCAAGCTGTCGAAGGCGGGCGTCGTCACCCAGCGCGACTTCGAGCGGGCGCAGCTCACGCTGGAGCAGGCCAAGGGGCAGCTCGCGGAGGCGCGCTCGCGGCAGGCCCTGGCGAAGGAGCAGCTTGCCCGTGCGCGCGTCGTGGCGCCCTTCGCGGGCGTGGTGAGCGAGCGGCAGGCCAGCGCGGGTGACGTCGTCCAGCCCAGCGCGCCGCTCTTCACGGTGGTGGACCCCCGCACGCTGCGGCTGGAGGCCTCCGTGCCCGCCGCGCAGCTCGAGCAGGTGCGGGTGGAGACGCCAGTGGAGTTCCACGTGACGGGCTACGGAGACCGCTCGTTCCGCGGGGTGGTGGAGCGCATCAACCCGGTGGTGGACCCCGCCACCGGCCAGGTGCGCATCTACGTGGCGATTCCCAACACGGACCTGCAGTTGCTGGCGGGCCTCTTCGCGGAGGGGCGCGTGGCCTCGCGCGCGGAGCAGGCGCTCGCGATTCCCATCGACGCCATCGATGACACCGGCACGGAGCCCTCGGTGCTGCGCATCCAGCAGGGCCGCGTGCAGCGGGTGAACATCACTTTGGGCATGCGCGACGAGGTGTCGCGGCAGGTGCAGGTCCGCTCCGGATTGGAAGACGGTGACGTCGTGGTGCTCGGCGCGGCGAAAGAGCAGGTCGTGGAGGGCGCGCGCGTGAAGGTGACGCCGCCACGGCCGGACGCGAAGCCGGTGGAGGACTCCGGTCCGGGCGTGGGGGGCTCCGAGCCACCGCCGCCGTCGTCCGGACAGCGGCAGCCCACGCCGCAGCCCGCGTCCACGCAGCCACCGGAAGAAGGGGCGGCGCCTCCCTCGCCGTGA
- a CDS encoding ADYC domain-containing protein: MGVWKQTVAALSVAMGMVGCAGDVTTETAPELGSGVAELVAPNGRNLNGRNLNGRNLNTTELGQTLVSVDFAGARLGQSVLNGVRLEGSVFHGAAAGTAVSGHAFLGARFTGNLGDGGTVELRVDSVEPGTGADADVWVYGVSFFDAAESLWKPTCVAADGSAVGAIAVAGRWDHRQGVEGGGAKVDDAGRFTFACEGAAIAKCVRFGYRPWASTAEGQSLADHHQACTRMVRADFCGDGTSHTEDGNWVNLYDSVGVQTDSEAWRHEAEWDVDGARCFTQSTRAPQPVSCPGRTQPDTCGKSAHFQTGTLLMSEVPPAP; this comes from the coding sequence ATGGGCGTGTGGAAGCAGACGGTGGCGGCGCTGAGCGTGGCCATGGGCATGGTGGGTTGCGCGGGCGATGTGACGACGGAGACGGCGCCGGAGCTGGGCTCGGGGGTGGCGGAGCTGGTGGCGCCCAACGGGCGGAACCTGAACGGCCGCAACCTCAATGGCCGGAACCTGAACACCACGGAGCTCGGGCAGACGCTCGTGTCCGTGGACTTCGCGGGTGCCCGTCTCGGGCAAAGCGTCCTGAACGGCGTGCGGCTGGAGGGCAGCGTCTTCCACGGCGCCGCCGCGGGCACCGCGGTGTCGGGCCATGCCTTCCTGGGCGCGCGTTTCACGGGCAACCTCGGTGACGGTGGCACGGTGGAGCTGCGCGTCGACAGCGTCGAGCCTGGGACGGGCGCGGACGCGGACGTCTGGGTGTACGGCGTCTCCTTCTTCGACGCGGCGGAGAGCCTCTGGAAGCCCACGTGCGTGGCGGCGGACGGCTCCGCGGTGGGGGCCATCGCGGTGGCGGGACGTTGGGACCACCGGCAGGGCGTGGAGGGCGGCGGCGCCAAGGTGGATGACGCCGGGCGCTTCACCTTCGCGTGCGAGGGCGCGGCCATCGCCAAGTGCGTGCGCTTCGGTTACCGGCCGTGGGCCTCGACGGCGGAGGGACAGAGCCTCGCGGACCACCACCAGGCCTGCACGCGCATGGTGCGCGCGGACTTCTGCGGCGACGGCACCTCGCACACGGAAGACGGCAACTGGGTGAACCTGTACGACAGCGTGGGCGTGCAGACGGATTCGGAGGCGTGGCGGCACGAGGCCGAGTGGGACGTCGACGGCGCGCGCTGCTTCACGCAGTCGACGCGCGCCCCGCAGCCGGTGAGCTGCCCCGGGCGGACGCAGCCGGACACGTGCGGCAAGTCGGCCCACTTCCAGACGGGCACGCTCCTCATGAGCGAGGTCCCTCCCGCTCCCTAG